Within the Prevotella scopos JCM 17725 genome, the region CTGACCCATTCATGGGGCGTTTGGTATTCTTCCGTGTTTACTCAGGTAAGGTTGCTGCTGGTTCCTACGTTTACAATACACGCTCTGGCAAGAAGGAGCGTATCAGCCGTCTGTTCCAGATGAACTCTAATAAGGAAATCCCTATGGAGTCTATCGACGCAGGTGATATCGGTGCTGGTGTAGGTTTCAAGGATATTCGTACTGGTGATACTCTCTGCGACGAGAATGCCCCAATCATCCTTGAGTCTATCACCTTCCCTGATACTGTGATCTCTATTGCAGTAGAGCCTAAGAGTCAGGCTGATGTTGCTAAGCTTGACAATGGTCTTGCTAAGCTCGCTGAAGAGGATCCAACCTTCACAGTTCGTACTGATGAGCAGAGCGGTCAGACCATTATCTCTGGTATGGGTGAGCTTCACCTTGATATTATTATTGACCGTTTGAAGCGTGAGTTCAAGGTTGAGTGTAACCAGGGTAAGCCACAGGTTAACTACAAAGAGGCTATTACTAAGGCTGCTCAGAGCCGTGAGACTTATAAGAAGCAGTCTGGTGGTCGTGGTAAGTTTGCTTGTATCGACGTAACTATCGAGCCTAAGGACGAGGATTATGAGGAGGGCGACTTGCAGTTTATCAATGTAGTTAAGGGTGGTAACGTACCTAAGGAATTCATCCCTGCAGTAGAGAAGGGATTCAAGGATTGTCTTGGCAATGGTGTACTCGGTGGCTTCCCATTGACTGGTCTTAAGGTTACATTAACGGATGGTTCTTTCCACCCAGTTGACTCAGACCAGTTGTCATTCGAACTTGTAGCTCATCAGGCATTCAAGGTTCTTTGCCCTAAGGCAGGTCCTGTTCTTATGGAGCCTATCATGAAGGTGGAGGTTGTTACTCCAGAGGAGAACATGGGTGATGTTATCGGTGACTTGAACAAGCGTCGTGGTCTTGTTCAGGGTATGGAAGAGGCACGAAGCGGTGCCCGTATCGTTAAGGCTATGGTTCCATTAGCTGAGATGTTTGGTTACGTAACTGCTCTTCGTACAATTACCTCAGGTCGTGCTACTTCTTCAATGGAGTATGATCACCACTCACCAGTATCAAGCACTCTCGC harbors:
- the fusA gene encoding elongation factor G — encoded protein: MANHDLHLTRNIGIMAHIDAGKTTTSERILFYTGKTHKIGEVHDGAATMDWMAQEQERGITITSAATTCNWNYLGKSYKINLIDTPGHVDFTAEVERSLRVLDGAVATYSAADGVQPQSETVWRQADKYNVPRIGYVNKMDRSGADFYETVQQMKDILGANPIAIQIPIGAEENFKGVVDLIKMKAILWHDETMGAQYDVEDIPADLADEAAEWREKLLEGAANFDDELMEMYLEGQDIPEDKLIAAIRKGCISMECCPMLLGSSYKNKGVQPLLDYVCAFLPSPLDTPAIVGINPDTDEEESRKPSESEPTAALAFKIATDPFMGRLVFFRVYSGKVAAGSYVYNTRSGKKERISRLFQMNSNKEIPMESIDAGDIGAGVGFKDIRTGDTLCDENAPIILESITFPDTVISIAVEPKSQADVAKLDNGLAKLAEEDPTFTVRTDEQSGQTIISGMGELHLDIIIDRLKREFKVECNQGKPQVNYKEAITKAAQSRETYKKQSGGRGKFACIDVTIEPKDEDYEEGDLQFINVVKGGNVPKEFIPAVEKGFKDCLGNGVLGGFPLTGLKVTLTDGSFHPVDSDQLSFELVAHQAFKVLCPKAGPVLMEPIMKVEVVTPEENMGDVIGDLNKRRGLVQGMEEARSGARIVKAMVPLAEMFGYVTALRTITSGRATSSMEYDHHSPVSSTLAKEILDELKGNSGLVK